AAGTTTTCTGCAACTTTAATCTTTGTAACGCTGTCTTCAGCGTCTTTTAATAGAAAGTTCAGTTGTTGCGAAATCCCTTCTTCGCCAAGGTGATAGGTGCCTAAAGAAATGTTGTCATTAAAATCGTAGAATGAATTGATATAGCAGACTGTTAGCGTGGCCTCTTTTCTTGAAACGGACCTTTCAAGGTAAGGTTGCTTGGCTATTGAACTGACTTCAGAAAATTCTTCTGGCAACATCACAAGAATATTTTTCTTTTTTTCTTGTTCATCAATATTTCCCAACATTCGATCAGATAGGTAAAGTGCTGGCCCAGAATAATCATACTTTGATGGTGCTACGTCCATTTCAATCGGCGATGTGACAATACTGGATTTTACATGAAGTGTGACATCCCGATGATTTAGAAATTCAAACTTTAAAGCAGAAAACTCCGCAGAAAAATCTCGTACGAAGGCTGCTGCTCGCATTTCCGCATCTGAACCAAGAAATACGTAGACAACCATATCGCCAACGCGTTCTTCAAAAAGCCCGCCATATCTGTAGGCGCACTCAGCTGAAAGCCAGGCAAAGGTTTTTTTCACCTTCAAAAGATAGGCATCATTGCCTTCATAGTTGTAGGAACCGTATTCGTTGATATCGACTCGGGCGACTGTGCCTTTAAAGCTAAAGGGGAAAGTGACATCGTGTTTAAGTTTTAATTCCTCTAAAAGCGCGTATTCAAGCGTGTCAGCATAGTACACTAGCTCGCTGCGAAGATAGCTAAGCTCGCGTGCAGAAGCTTGTTGAATTGAAGTTATATTAGCTTCTTGTTCTATTTCTAAAATCGCTGCCAAGCGATTGATCGGTTTATACCAAAAAGGAACTTTATGGGTACGTCGGTAGAGCTGGCGCATGTGTTCTATATTTCTTAATACGAATATCGCCCACATCGCGATAACAAGCCACGCAGCAATCAAAGTATCGACTAGTAAACCCATTGAAAGTTCGAAGGGGTTTTGGCGGAAAAGTTCAAAGTATGAAAGTTTGCTGCCTACGGTTTGTGCTAATAAAAGCTTCGCTTG
This is a stretch of genomic DNA from Bdellovibrio reynosensis. It encodes these proteins:
- a CDS encoding nucleotidyl cyclase domain-containing protein, producing MMIKKALKVILIVILLFWPPTFFYLAYYTHRANQQTNEKSGNDISFTEKHTVSLLKNEMYREACSFLKRAYDRNEVTIYGIESESVQCYMPEDVDIAAYPIHEEGKIHTIRISTGTLAYKKQTIGQAKLLLAQTVGSKLSYFELFRQNPFELSMGLLVDTLIAAWLVIAMWAIFVLRNIEHMRQLYRRTHKVPFWYKPINRLAAILEIEQEANITSIQQASARELSYLRSELVYYADTLEYALLEELKLKHDVTFPFSFKGTVARVDINEYGSYNYEGNDAYLLKVKKTFAWLSAECAYRYGGLFEERVGDMVVYVFLGSDAEMRAAAFVRDFSAEFSALKFEFLNHRDVTLHVKSSIVTSPIEMDVAPSKYDYSGPALYLSDRMLGNIDEQEKKKNILVMLPEEFSEVSSIAKQPYLERSVSRKEATLTVCYINSFYDFNDNISLGTYHLGEEGISQQLNFLLKDAEDSVTKIKVAENLLKNLRVKRVSPGISEKWLHTTLSLLRTKASDPNVVATAISLGKTLVPKNNWKPEYSAELLANSDAMDGRMMANSVELFAKWNDFESAQVLNQKVEDDPDPYRTKGNYILAAGLNGLSESIFDQIIEMIKSDDDRLKDSGIYAGAMLIILYREKDYTAIVTYNGYHRLLKVLNETSIKSARLNQLASIVREEK